One Persicobacter psychrovividus DNA window includes the following coding sequences:
- a CDS encoding glycosyltransferase family 9 protein has product MSIDQKNIKKILVIRFSSIGDIAWTSTVVRCLKQQIKGVKVHFAIKKGFRALMETNPYVDKLHLLDGSMKPLIAELKAEEFDFIVDLHNNLRTARIKWALNAPSSTYDKLRIKRFLYTNFQINYMPNVHVTDRYMDAVRPLGVVNDQEGMDYFIPEKDEVEKEWLPEEFQKGYIAYVIGGTKFTKILPFEKMVELCDKISRPIVLVGGPEDQKNGERLEEFFKKQPHNAPYEEGLKELGKKTVIFNGCGKFSLNQSASLVKHADYVFGHDTGLTHIAAAFKKTIYSIWGGTVPNNFHPYGTKFFVFENNKLSCRPCSKSGLKKCPKGHFKCMKDLTFDFYLP; this is encoded by the coding sequence ATGTCCATAGATCAAAAAAATATCAAGAAAATATTGGTCATCCGATTCTCCTCTATTGGTGACATCGCCTGGACCTCTACCGTGGTTCGCTGCCTGAAACAGCAAATTAAGGGAGTAAAAGTCCATTTTGCCATCAAAAAAGGATTCAGAGCACTGATGGAGACCAACCCCTATGTGGACAAGCTTCACCTGCTGGATGGCAGCATGAAACCCTTGATCGCCGAGCTGAAAGCGGAGGAATTCGACTTTATTGTGGATTTACATAATAACCTGCGGACGGCACGCATCAAGTGGGCGCTCAATGCCCCTTCTTCTACTTATGACAAGCTTCGCATTAAACGATTCCTGTACACTAATTTTCAGATCAATTATATGCCGAATGTTCACGTAACAGATCGGTATATGGATGCGGTACGCCCCTTGGGTGTGGTCAATGATCAGGAAGGAATGGATTATTTTATTCCTGAAAAAGATGAGGTGGAAAAAGAGTGGCTCCCTGAGGAGTTTCAGAAAGGCTATATTGCTTATGTGATTGGTGGCACGAAATTCACAAAAATTCTTCCCTTTGAGAAGATGGTTGAATTATGTGATAAGATCAGTCGGCCGATTGTTTTAGTGGGTGGGCCCGAAGATCAGAAAAATGGGGAGCGCCTGGAGGAGTTTTTCAAAAAACAGCCTCATAATGCACCATATGAGGAAGGATTGAAGGAATTAGGCAAAAAAACCGTTATCTTTAACGGCTGTGGAAAGTTCAGTTTGAATCAGTCCGCCTCACTGGTAAAACACGCCGATTACGTGTTTGGCCATGATACAGGACTTACGCACATTGCGGCGGCATTCAAAAAGACTATTTACAGCATTTGGGGCGGGACAGTTCCCAATAACTTCCACCCCTACGGTACGAAGTTTTTTGTTTTTGAAAATAACAAATTATCATGTCGCCCCTGTTCAAAATCAGGGCTAAAGAAATGTCCGAAAGGGCACTTTAAATGCATGAAAGATTTGACATTCGATTTTTATTTACCATGA
- a CDS encoding DNA polymerase/3'-5' exonuclease PolX — protein sequence MTKKQILSPLKKYLLLKEVHGGNSFSLRPYQKIISMIDNGVLWLEEWSSETLLNTEGVSKNIAGILMEIVEKGTFDKLEELIDKTPAGILDLAQLKGLGPKKIMALWMDSNITTPEDLILACDDGRLAKAKGFGAKSIESLRESAIFWTENHFKEHWADAEPIAERLMAKVKEILPTASIALVGDFAMDLPEISALEMLIGSLTPISTHQQVTAHEDFTEAPKTSGPFTFRGKVAGISLPTTIHFVNQADFVAEKFKRTAMPQHLNKAGKSGQSLRMVLEEKTFENEQQIYEAAELPFIQLPMRNGTHEWEWAQQFKAEDLITTAALQGPIHNHTHYSDGMNSLQEMADYCIAKGWKYIGISDHSQTAAYANGLSTERVLAQQAEIDELNASFKDFKIFKGIESDILQQGELDYPEEILKTFDFIVASIHGNLSMDLETATNRLLRAIENPYTTMLGHPTGRLLLKRAGYPIDHQRIIDACAEHQVIIEINANPWRLDLDWQWVNYAVSKGVMISINPDAHVTTGLDDMRYGVKVAKKAGLTIKDTFNAKSREEVAAYFAERKSRIQ from the coding sequence TTGACCAAAAAGCAAATCCTTTCGCCACTAAAAAAATACCTCCTCCTTAAAGAAGTCCACGGAGGAAATTCTTTCTCGCTGCGCCCCTATCAAAAAATCATCTCGATGATTGACAATGGCGTACTTTGGCTTGAAGAGTGGTCTTCGGAAACACTGCTCAACACCGAGGGGGTGAGTAAAAATATTGCAGGCATCCTGATGGAAATCGTTGAAAAAGGGACTTTCGATAAGCTCGAAGAACTGATCGACAAAACGCCCGCAGGCATACTGGACCTGGCACAGCTCAAAGGCCTGGGACCAAAAAAAATTATGGCCTTGTGGATGGACAGCAACATTACCACGCCCGAGGACCTTATCCTGGCCTGTGATGATGGCCGACTGGCCAAAGCAAAAGGGTTTGGTGCTAAAAGTATTGAATCGCTGCGTGAGTCTGCCATTTTCTGGACCGAAAATCATTTTAAGGAACATTGGGCAGATGCCGAACCTATTGCCGAGCGCCTGATGGCAAAGGTGAAGGAAATACTTCCGACAGCTTCTATCGCTTTGGTGGGCGATTTCGCAATGGACCTGCCAGAGATCAGTGCACTGGAAATGCTGATCGGCTCCCTGACGCCCATCAGTACACACCAGCAGGTAACAGCGCATGAAGACTTCACGGAAGCGCCTAAAACCTCTGGGCCTTTTACTTTTCGGGGCAAAGTGGCGGGTATCAGTTTACCGACCACGATTCATTTTGTGAATCAGGCTGATTTTGTTGCTGAAAAGTTCAAAAGAACCGCCATGCCGCAACACCTCAACAAAGCAGGAAAGAGTGGTCAATCGCTTCGAATGGTATTGGAAGAAAAGACTTTTGAAAATGAGCAGCAAATCTACGAAGCGGCGGAACTGCCATTCATTCAATTGCCGATGCGAAATGGAACCCATGAGTGGGAATGGGCGCAACAATTCAAGGCCGAAGACCTTATAACCACAGCAGCATTACAAGGGCCAATACATAACCACACCCATTATTCTGACGGCATGAACAGCCTGCAGGAAATGGCAGACTATTGTATCGCTAAAGGATGGAAATATATCGGTATCTCTGACCACAGCCAGACGGCCGCTTATGCCAATGGCTTGAGTACCGAGCGCGTTTTGGCACAACAGGCCGAGATCGATGAGCTCAACGCCTCCTTCAAAGATTTCAAAATTTTCAAGGGTATTGAATCAGATATTCTTCAACAGGGCGAACTTGACTATCCTGAAGAAATATTAAAAACTTTTGACTTCATTGTTGCTTCTATTCATGGCAACCTGTCAATGGATCTTGAAACCGCCACCAACCGATTGCTTCGCGCCATAGAAAACCCCTACACCACAATGCTGGGACATCCTACTGGCCGATTGCTATTGAAAAGAGCGGGATACCCGATCGATCACCAGCGTATTATCGATGCCTGTGCCGAACATCAGGTAATCATTGAAATTAATGCCAATCCATGGCGACTCGACCTCGACTGGCAGTGGGTCAATTATGCCGTCAGCAAGGGTGTCATGATTTCCATTAACCCAGACGCACACGTAACCACTGGCCTTGATGACATGCGTTATGGGGTGAAAGTGGCCAAAAAAGCAGGGCTGACCATCAAAGACACCTTCAATGCAAAATCGCGGGAAGAGGTGGCGGCATACTTTGCGGAACGAAAATCCAGAATTCAATAA
- the pyrR gene encoding bifunctional pyr operon transcriptional regulator/uracil phosphoribosyltransferase PyrR yields MNRRKIFSSELLDITIQRMTQQLIENHGDFEDTVILALQPRGVFLAERLKTCLEDNIGKSVKLGYLDITFHRDDFRRREKPLQANTTHVPFLIEGKKVILVDDVLYTGRSVRAALDAMTTFGRPEAVELAVLVNRKYNRDLPIEPNVVGRHVNTVASQRVEVELKGENFSEDSIWLTEKEKNQD; encoded by the coding sequence ATGAACAGACGTAAGATATTCAGTAGTGAATTGTTGGATATTACTATCCAGCGAATGACTCAGCAACTCATTGAAAACCACGGTGATTTTGAAGATACGGTAATCCTTGCCCTTCAGCCCCGTGGTGTTTTTTTAGCCGAACGTCTGAAGACGTGTTTGGAGGATAACATTGGTAAATCCGTCAAACTTGGCTACCTCGATATCACTTTCCATCGTGATGATTTCCGCCGTCGGGAAAAACCCCTGCAGGCCAATACCACCCATGTTCCATTTCTTATTGAAGGCAAAAAGGTGATCCTTGTGGATGATGTCCTCTATACGGGCAGGTCTGTACGCGCCGCTTTGGATGCCATGACCACCTTTGGGCGCCCAGAGGCCGTCGAGCTTGCCGTGCTGGTCAATAGAAAATACAATCGCGATTTGCCGATTGAGCCGAACGTAGTGGGAAGGCACGTCAATACGGTGGCCTCTCAGCGGGTAGAGGTAGAATTGAAAGGAGAGAACTTTAGCGAGGACTCTATTTGGCTTACGGAAAAAGAAAAAAACCAAGATTAA
- a CDS encoding gamma-glutamylcyclotransferase, translating into MTTQLFLFGPLTETENQLLVFGKKFQHRSATLDNFTICCDEQTNKQFLRPAPSCAVSGIVVEIEPKERRVMELWEGKAFSSAEILKVKTGGSAVEAIVYIGLKDGKPIEEGQSQRLLNKNIDFKGMDLLSWYKNEKCQSV; encoded by the coding sequence ATGACAACTCAACTTTTCCTATTCGGCCCACTGACAGAAACTGAAAATCAACTATTGGTCTTTGGTAAGAAATTTCAGCATAGATCTGCCACCCTGGATAATTTTACGATCTGTTGTGACGAGCAAACGAATAAGCAGTTTTTACGCCCAGCACCGAGCTGTGCCGTTTCAGGCATTGTCGTCGAGATTGAGCCTAAAGAAAGACGGGTGATGGAACTCTGGGAAGGCAAAGCTTTTTCTTCTGCTGAAATACTGAAAGTGAAAACAGGCGGCAGCGCAGTAGAAGCCATTGTCTATATCGGCCTAAAGGATGGTAAACCGATCGAGGAAGGACAAAGCCAGAGATTACTCAACAAAAATATTGACTTTAAAGGGATGGATTTGTTGTCGTGGTATAAAAACGAAAAATGCCAATCTGTTTAG
- a CDS encoding aspartate carbamoyltransferase catalytic subunit has protein sequence MSQLSTKHLLGIKDLTPEDLHLIYQTADQFKEVINRPIKKVPSLRDITIANIFFENSTRTRLSFELAEKRLSADVVNFSAGNSSVKKGETLVDTVNNILAMKVDMVVMRHSSAGAPHFLSRHIDANIVNAGDGTHEHPTQALLDTFSIREKFGDVAGKKVCLFGDIVHSRVALSNIFALKKLGAEVMVCGPKTLLPKYVQELGVKVELDLRKALQWCDVANVLRIQLERQQLKYFPSLREYSQFFGINKRLLDSLDKEILIMHPGPINRGVELNSDVADSDAAIILDQVENGVAVRMAVLYLLAGRT, from the coding sequence ATGTCACAACTTAGTACGAAACACCTTCTGGGAATTAAGGATCTGACACCCGAGGATTTACACTTGATTTATCAGACCGCCGATCAGTTTAAGGAGGTAATTAACCGCCCCATAAAAAAGGTGCCCTCCTTGCGAGATATTACCATTGCCAATATTTTCTTTGAAAATTCCACCCGTACACGACTCTCCTTTGAGTTGGCAGAAAAACGACTGAGTGCTGATGTTGTGAATTTTTCAGCAGGAAACAGCTCAGTGAAAAAAGGTGAGACCCTTGTTGATACGGTGAACAATATTTTGGCCATGAAAGTGGATATGGTCGTGATGCGCCATTCGAGCGCTGGAGCGCCCCATTTCTTGTCAAGACACATCGACGCCAATATTGTCAATGCTGGAGATGGAACCCACGAGCACCCCACTCAGGCATTGTTGGATACCTTCTCGATTCGTGAAAAATTTGGTGATGTTGCAGGCAAGAAGGTTTGCCTTTTTGGTGACATCGTTCATTCAAGGGTGGCGTTGTCGAATATCTTTGCCTTAAAAAAATTGGGTGCGGAAGTGATGGTCTGCGGACCCAAAACATTGTTGCCAAAATATGTGCAGGAATTGGGGGTGAAAGTTGAACTTGATCTTCGTAAAGCCTTGCAATGGTGCGATGTGGCCAATGTACTTCGTATTCAGCTTGAGCGTCAGCAATTGAAATACTTCCCTTCGCTGCGGGAATATTCTCAGTTTTTTGGCATTAACAAACGCTTGCTGGATTCTTTGGACAAGGAAATTTTAATTATGCATCCAGGGCCAATTAACCGTGGGGTAGAGTTAAACTCTGACGTGGCAGATTCTGATGCGGCGATCATTCTTGATCAGGTAGAAAATGGCGTAGCGGTTCGTATGGCTGTGCTGTATCTGTTGGCAGGAAGAACTTAA